Proteins from a single region of Harmonia axyridis chromosome 4, icHarAxyr1.1, whole genome shotgun sequence:
- the LOC123677988 gene encoding cuticle protein 16.5-like, with product MAVKLVVLFAALAYANAGFLGAPAAVATYASPAVSYAAPAVAAVHAAPVASSYSYTNRIQSAPVAYAAPAVSYAAPAVAAVHAAPVASSYSYTNRIQSAPVAYAAPAVSYAAPAVAAVHAAPVAVAKAIPAATSYAYNNQISQSVTAVHAAPVATYAAAPVATYAAAAPIVKSYSTTYAAAPAISYSAPALTAVHAAPALSYGAPLALQKYHY from the exons CTGTCAAA CTCGTAGTTCTCTTCGCCGCTCTGGCTTACGCCAACGCTGGTTTCTTGGGAGCTCCAGCAGCTGTTGCTACCTACGCAAGCCCAGCAGTATCCTACGCTGCACCAGCTGTCGCTGCCGTCCATGCTGCTCCAGTGGCTTCTTCCTACTCCTACACCAACAGAATCCAATCTGCCCCTGTAGCTTATGCTGCCCCAGCTGTCTCTTACGCTGCCCCAGCTGTCGCCGCCGTCCATGCTGCTCCAGTGGCCTCTTCCTACTCCTACACCAACAGAATCCAATCTGCCCCTGTAGCTTATGCTGCCCCAGCCGTCTCTTATGCCGCCCCTGCTGTAGCTGCCGTCCACGCTGCTCCAGTCGCTGTAGCTAAAGCTATTCCCGCAGCCACATCATACGCTTACAACAACCAAATTTCCCAATCTGTGACTGCTGTTCATGCTGCCCCTGTTGCCACCTATGCCGCTGCCCCTGTTGCCACTTATGCCGCTGCGGCTCCAATCGTTAAATCTTACTCCACCACCTATGCCGCTGCTCCAGCTATCTCTTACTCAGCCCCAGCTTTGACTGCTGTTCACGCTGCTCCAGCTCTCTCTTATGGCGCCCCTTTGGCTCTCCAAAAATACCACTATTAA
- the LOC123678015 gene encoding cuticle protein 16.5-like, whose product MAFKLVVLFAALAYANAGFLGAPAAVATYASPAVSYAAPAVAAVHAAPVASSYSYTNRIQSAPVAYAAPAVSYAAPAVAAVHAAPVASSYSYTNRIQSAPVAYAAPAVSYAAPAVAAVHAAPVASSYSYTNRIQSAPVAYAAPAVSYAAPAVAAVHAAPVAVAKAIPAATSYAYNNQISQSVTAVHAAPVATYAAAPVATYAAAAPIVKSYSTTYAAAPAISYSAPALTAVHAAPALSYGAPLALQKYHY is encoded by the exons ATGGCTTTTAAA CTCGTAGTTCTCTTCGCCGCTCTGGCTTACGCCAACGCTGGTTTCTTGGGAGCTCCAGCAGCTGTTGCTACCTACGCAAGCCCAGCAGTATCCTACGCTGCACCAGCTGTCGCTGCCGTCCATGCTGCTCCAGTGGCTTCTTCCTACTCCTACACCAACAGAATCCAATCTGCCCCTGTAGCTTATGCTGCCCCAGCTGTCTCTTACGCTGCCCCAGCTGTCGCCGCCGTCCATGCTGCTCCAGTGGCCTCTTCCTACTCCTACACCAACAGAATCCAATCTGCCCCTGTAGCTTATGCTGCCCCAGCCGTCTCTTACGCTGCCCCAGCTGTCGCCGCCGTCCATGCTGCTCCAGTGGCCTCTTCCTACTCCTACACCAACAGAATCCAATCTGCCCCTGTAGCTTATGCTGCCCCAGCCGTCTCTTATGCCGCCCCTGCTGTAGCTGCCGTCCACGCTGCTCCAGTCGCTGTAGCTAAAGCTATTCCCGCAGCCACATCATACGCTTACAACAACCAAATTTCCCAATCTGTGACTGCTGTTCATGCTGCCCCTGTTGCCACCTATGCCGCTGCCCCTGTTGCCACTTATGCCGCTGCGGCTCCAATCGTTAAATCTTACTCCACCACCTATGCCGCTGCTCCAGCTATCTCTTACTCAGCCCCAGCTTTGACTGCTGTTCACGCTGCTCCAGCTCTCTCTTATGGCGCCCCTTTGGCTCTCCAAAAATACCACTATTAA